The Candidatus Dependentiae bacterium genome includes the window ATCCACCATTGAAAGTCAACTTGACGTCGCTATTAGTGAAGCCGATACTGTACTATCGGATTTTTCTGGTGTCTTTACCTCACTTGATGCATTAAATGAAAAAATTGACACTGTGCAAAGCAAAACCGATGTACTTGATACGAGTATTTTTAATATTGAAGGTGCATTTGGTATTGCGATTCGTAACTCCGATGTCGGCACCACAGGATTAACCATAACTGATCCCGGTACTTATTTCTTGGCCGAACATATTAATTATGCTCCGAGCGGAACGGGAACTGCTGCTATTACAATCGATGGGGATAACATTACCCTTGATTTGAATGGGCGTACTATCAGACAAACAAACAGTATGGGAACTACGGTTGGTGTTGAAATTGCAGCCGGTCACACCAATGTTCAAATCACTGGAGGTACCATCAGAAATTTTACTGCAGAATTAATTGATGTAAACAGTACATCAAATGGCATAAGCATCACTCATATGAATTGCTTAGATAATGGTAGCTCGCCAGGTATTGAGCTCAGAAGTGGCATTGTTGGTGTGAATATTGACACTGTTAATATTCTCAATGCTGGCAATATCGGTCTGCGAACATTTAATGTTACCGATATGCAAATGAATAATTGTAATGTTAGCGACAGCTCAGCCGCCGGTATCCGCTTAAACGAGTCAAACAACGTATCTCTATTCAACTGCATAGTAAATAACAATAACTTTGCAGGCCTTATTGTCGACGGACCAAGCGCAAGTACAAGAATCGATAGTTGTACTGTTGTAGATA containing:
- a CDS encoding right-handed parallel beta-helix repeat-containing protein, which codes for MKKSNILFLASFICMNFLNATSRPKPGTPLWNIVASTQSIEVITESKLSEFSVDFSGIFTSLNEAQLKASTIESQLDVAISEADTVLSDFSGVFTSLDALNEKIDTVQSKTDVLDTSIFNIEGAFGIAIRNSDVGTTGLTITDPGTYFLAEHINYAPSGTGTAAITIDGDNITLDLNGRTIRQTNSMGTTVGVEIAAGHTNVQITGGTIRNFTAELIDVNSTSNGISITHMNCLDNGSSPGIELRSGIVGVNIDTVNILNAGNIGLRTFNVTDMQMNNCNVSDSSAAGIRLNESNNVSLFNCIVNNNNFAGLIVDGPSASTRIDSCTVVDNGTGGIRVIDAADDVLITNCFIGQNNSEGIEIGDSDRIKVIENYLSENTSQNIFLDGTTQNCYVFANCMVLSTSVNLLEASTAGPNSVLGNYALANAFADNYVTLSGNTTFNFDEFDQSGAFPSPAPTSWKNMSVRT